GGAGCCGCTGCAGGTCATGCTGGAAGCGTTAACCAAGTGGCTGCCGCATTGAGGCGGAGCAGTTGGCTCTGAGAAAAACTCTCACATCGGTTTGGGGGTCGTTGACACCGTCTTCGTTCTGAGATCATCGGCTGTTTCTGCGATTCCGGCTACGGAGGGGCGACCCTCAACAACGGATTGCGCGAAGACGTGCAGCATACGCGACTCGACGAGGGCCCGGCTTTCTGCAATCTGGTTGTCAGAGAGGCGATTGCCCGCATAGTCAAATTCATCAGCCTCCAGTCCCATGCGCCATTTCCCGTCCTGCCCGATTTGGGCCGTCAGGCGGATGCCGCGGGAGTCCAGATCATAAAGATAGCCGCTCAGGGCTTCCTCATTGCCGGATTGCGCCAGTCGGTGCGCGTTTTCCATTTCGGGGCCGAAGCGGCTGAAATAATCCTCGTTGAAGGCGTTATAACCCCGGAGATAAAAGCGCATCTCCTCGATATACCGACTCATTCCCTCGGCGGGGTCGTAAGGGGTATTTGGAGGGGGAATCTTATCGCCTGCCCATGTGTCCTTTTCTGGACCCGTGAGGAGGTTCGCTATGCCTTCCAAGGCTCGATTAATATTGTATTCAGTTCCCACCCTTGTGTTTCGCAGCCATAACTCAAACGGACTCAAATTCCTCAAATCCTCGACGTTATCCGATCGTCTCTGGCCTTCTAAATCCACGGTCTCACCCCTTTTTTTGCCCTTATTTTTACATTTACCACATTTTGGGCTGGTTATGCAAAAAAGGTAGGAAAATTGTCAAAGCGCTCTGAGAGTGTGACCTGTGTTTTTGTGAATGTAAGCAATCCTATCCTTCCTTTATACGCAGGACTCATAACCGCCGGAAAGATGAGAAATATCAACAAAACCATTATCTTTTAATATCATAGCAGCCTGAAGACTGCGGATGCCTTTCTGGCAGTAGAGTACGATCGGTTTTTCGCGCAGGTCTAATGGGAGTGCGCCGACAAGAATTTTCGAGAGTGGCCAGAGGATGGCCCCCTCGATATGACCGGCCTGCCATTCCTCACGTTCGCGCACGTCAACGAGTATATGGCCGATAAGACTTTTGAGCTGATCGCGGCTGATTTCTGGGATTGCAGCAGTGGCACAGACGCGGGGAGGGTAGGTCAGGGAAATCTCTATCGCAGGTCGGCTGCAGACCGGGCATTGCGGGTTTTTTTTCAGGGACAGAGTCTTTGACTGCATTGTGCGTGTGTCTACGAGCAACAGGCGCGCGGACAGCGGCGAGAAGCCTGCGTGTCCAGTTATGATCTGGATCGCCTGCAAGGCTTGCGTGACACCGACGATACCGGCCACGGCGCCGATCACCCCAGCCTCCGCGCAGTTCCTTACAGGTTGCATCGGTCTTTCGGGATAGAGGCAGCGATAGCACGGGCCACCCTGATGGTTAAAGACTGCGGCCTGACCCTCGAACCCCTGAATGGCCCCGTAAATCCATGGTTTGCAGTATTTTACAGCGGCATCGTTGATCAGGAACTTGGCTTCGAAATTATCCGTGCCGTCGAGAATAACATCATATTGTGGAATCAGTTTCTCTGCCGTTTCGACGGTCAATTCCCCATCATAGGAATCGACGCGGATTTCAGGATTCATTGCCCTAAGCTTTTCTGCTGCAACGAAAGCTTTCGGCAATCCGATCTCAGCATTTGAAAACAGCACCTGACGCTGCAGGTTACTTTCTTCCACTCGGTCGAAATCGATGATTCCGATACGCCCTAGACCTGCTGCTGCCAGATAAAGCAAAGCCGGAGATCCCAGACCACCTGCACCGACGCATAGAATTGAAGCGTCTCTAATCTTGTTCTGTCCTTCTTTGCCGATTTCAGGCAGACACACCTGTCTGTCATAACGAGACAAGGCAAACCCCCCAGGTCCTGGAACCACATCAAGTTGTAAAAATCGAGATTTAAAAATCAATAACACACAAAAAGCCAAGAACCTAACGGCCCTTGGCTAAAAAACGAAAGTCCAAGAAAAAAGTTACCCGGGCTCGTTGCCTCTTATCTTAGCCTGACTATCCTTCTTGACCTCATCAGTTAAGAAGTTAAAGCTCACGCCGGCACGGGCAATAAAACTGCCGGCCGAAGCAAAAAGCGCACCCAACTGGAACATATCAACCTCCAAAAGCCTGCAAAATCACAGACCTGTAACGATTGTATCCGTAACAGCAGCCACGAGTCAAGAACAGCAAATACAGCACCAAGTACGTGCAGTACCGTTGCGAAGGTCGAAAGCCTGATTTTTGATGATCTAGTCCATATCCCTTGGCAACGGGTTGCCGACCGTAAATGTGGATTGACCAGATAAATGGCTAACATAATTTCTAGCGAGGTTTGACCAATACAAACCCCGCGCAGCAGTAAAAAACCCAGCAGAAACTGCGCCAAATATAGCGTTTAATGGGAACATATTTCTCTCCGTAGCAACGACCACCCTTTTGGCAAAAGGCAGTCTAAACCGTTAATAAGTTAAAGTTTTCCGTAGGTTATTTTTCTAATATTGCAGTGCAAAAGTCAACGGGTTTTTTTGTGCTTCTCTCAATGCTATGCCTGATGCGGGAATGAGAGAAATCCATTCGGGCTGGATTTAGAGAACATCCCTGTTTTCAAGGATTTTAGAGGGCGAATCGTTTCGTGGGGATGGGTTAGCGACTCTGATGATCTTGACGCCGGCGGATAGAAGGCCACCGATCACCTGTGTCATGAGGGCCAGTATCATGAGGCCCAGCACGGAATAAACTATTTTCTGAAGGCGGGGGGAAAAGAACACGTTGAACTCCTGTGGACCGACATTTCCATGGATGACTTTTTCATCCGTTGCGATGTTCTCGAAGAGTGTGCTGAGGATCTTGATATCTTCGGGGGCATCGATAATCTTGATGACGGTATACCCGACATATAGCAGGAAGGAGGCGCCCGCGACCACGAGAAGCAGGCCGATCAGGCTCAAAAGCGCACGTAAACCATCCATGTTGCCCCCAAGAAAGCATTTCAAAACAGAATTTTAGACCCTTCATAAAGGCAAAATCAACCTTTGAAAGATAAAATATAATCCTGATGAATTCCCATTTAGGGCGCCTATGAACGATAGCGACCACAGAACTCTGTCCGCACAGATACATATCACAAACGATCGCCTCGTTTTTGTTACGACTATGCTGAGTATTATTTGTTTATGTGCGGCAATTTATCCCTTGAGACAGCTTTTTATAGGGAGGGTTTTTGCTGCCGACTTTGGTATTTTAAGCAACTTGACGCTGCTCTTGCTGCTTACATCTGTTGGGAGAATAGCTTCCGACATGAATAATAGGCGCAATGAAATCCAGAAACGGCTGATACAAAACCGGACCGCCGGGCTCAAAGATATTGCGCCTGACCTCGGACTGATCTTGCTCTGTGTATTTTTATGCGGGGAAAGCCTGAACTGGCTCTGGCCGTTTCTCGACAGCGGCAACAACCCGCAAACGCTGATGACGGTTAAGGATATATTAGCGGCTGCATTTAAGGATGTGCCAGAGAAAATAGAGTTAAGTCAGGCCATGGCCATAGCAAGCGCTCGTTTGGCACTCGTTTTGGCACCGCTTTATCTTGTTGGCTTTTTGGTCCTTCGTTATCAGAGCGTTATGAACATGCTGGAAAACCCGGAACATTTTGACACTCTAACCTACGCGAGCGCCTTTATTCTCTTGATCATGCTCTCTGCGTTGATAGCGGCGTTTGGGAATAACAATTTGGAAATATTTGAAAAAGGCTCAAATCTTAGCCAAGCTGTTTGCTTAACGCTCTATCTGCTGAAAACAAAAAGACCCTCAATAAAAATCGAGAGCCCTTGAAAAAACGAAAAGAAGCGAAGATCAGCCCATACCAGCCGTCATAGCGGAAAGGTGAGTGCCACCGCTGGATAAAAGGTTTGCAAAACCGTGGGCGTTATGAATCAGCCCCTGCCAAGTAAAGCTCGCGAGATTGGCAGCGGTAACAGGGACTGCGCCCGTAGCGGCAACCGAACTTCCCGCGGCAGCCACGCCCTGCGCCGTTAAGCTTAAGCCTCCTGTAGCTGCAGCTAAGAAAGTACTCACGGCCAGAATGGGTGCAATAAAACGCACACCGTTCCAAATGGAGCGCAAAATCCCACCACCCGCATTCACACCACTGGAAACTGCATTTCCTACATCTTTTAACGGCATCGTCTTTCTCCACAACCCTTATATTTTGTATCTTTTTTCTTTCTTCCCTAAGTAATACCATAAAAACAAGTAAAAGATCAAGCTTTATGATTCATTCCGCCGCCGTGCGCTGCTTTTTGATCTGGCGGGTCAAAATCGGATTAAGGTGTTGCCCTGTATAGCTTTTTTTGTTTTTACATAGTTCTTCAGGCGTTCCCGTGCCAATAATTTGACCGCCCTTGTGTCCGCCTTCTGGCCCGATATCCACCAGAAAATCGGCGGTTTTGATGACATCGAGATTATGCTCGATCACCACGACCGTATTCCCCTGATCGACCAGTTGATGCAAAACCTCCAGCAGCTTGCGGACATCCTCAAAATGCAGACCCGTCGTCGGCTCGTCGAGGATATAAAGCGTCTTTCCCGTCGAGCGTTTCGAGAGTTCCTTGGCCAGTTTGACCCGCTGCGCCTCGCCGCCCGAAAGGGTCGTCGCCTGCTGCCCGACTTTAATATAGGTCAGGCCAACGGCGCGTAAAGTTTCCATCTTGTCGCGGATGGAGGGAATCGCCTGGAAAAACTCGGCGGCTTCCTCGACGCTCATATCCAGAACGTCGGCAATCGACTGGCCCTTGAATTTCACCTCCAGCGTTTCGCGGTTGTAGCGCTTACCCGCGCACCCCTCGCACTGCACATACACATCGGGCAGAAAGTGCATCTCAATCTTGATGACCCCGTCGCCCTGACAGGCTTCGCAGCGTCCGCCTTTGACGTTAAAGGAAAACCGCCCTGGCCCGTAACCCCGCGCCTTTGATTCGGGCAGTCCTGAAAACCAATCGCGGATGGGCGTAAACGCGCCTGTATAGGTGGCCGGGTTCGAGCGCGGCGTTCGCCCAATCGGGGACTGGTCGATATCAATGACTTTGTCACAATACTCAAACCCCGTGATGGATGCGTGGGGCAGGGGATGTTCTTTCGATTTCATCAGGGTCCGGCTGGCGGCGCGGTAAAGCGTGTCGATGGTCAGCGTCGATTTCCCCGAGCCGGAAACGCCTGTAATACAGGCGAAAGTTCCCAGAGGAATTTTCACGCTGACATTCTGAAGATTGTTGCCGCTGGCGCCTTTGATTTCGATGAACTGGCCCTTTTTCCCTTTCCTGCGCTTTTCAGGGACAGGAATTTCCCGCTCTCCGCGCATATACTGGGCGGTCACGCTATTTTTAGATTTGAAGACGCTTTCCGGCGTTCCTTCAGCGACGATCTCCCCGCCGTGAATTCCGGCGCCCGGCCCCATATCGACCAGATAATCGGCGGCGCGGATGGCATCCTCGTCATGTTCGACGACGATGACGGTATTGCCCAGATCCCGCAGCCGCCGCAGGGTTTCCAGAAGCCTGTTGTTATCGCGCTGGTGCAGCCCGATGGAGGGTTCGTCGAGCACATAGAGAACGCCCGTTAATCCCGAGCCGATCTGCGAGG
The sequence above is drawn from the Alphaproteobacteria bacterium genome and encodes:
- a CDS encoding HesA/MoeB/ThiF family protein, with the protein product MSRYDRQVCLPEIGKEGQNKIRDASILCVGAGGLGSPALLYLAAAGLGRIGIIDFDRVEESNLQRQVLFSNAEIGLPKAFVAAEKLRAMNPEIRVDSYDGELTVETAEKLIPQYDVILDGTDNFEAKFLINDAAVKYCKPWIYGAIQGFEGQAAVFNHQGGPCYRCLYPERPMQPVRNCAEAGVIGAVAGIVGVTQALQAIQIITGHAGFSPLSARLLLVDTRTMQSKTLSLKKNPQCPVCSRPAIEISLTYPPRVCATAAIPEISRDQLKSLIGHILVDVREREEWQAGHIEGAILWPLSKILVGALPLDLREKPIVLYCQKGIRSLQAAMILKDNGFVDISHLSGGYESCV